One window of the Shewanella litorisediminis genome contains the following:
- the greA gene encoding transcription elongation factor GreA, whose product MNKVPMTVVGAEQLRKELDILKFDRRPKITEAIAAARELGDLKENAEYHAAREEQGICEARIRDIEGKLSNAQIIDVTKMTNNGRIIFGATVTILNLDTDAEVTYRIVGDDEANIKENLISVNSPIARGLVGKNLGDEVNITTPAGVTAYEVVEVQYI is encoded by the coding sequence ATGAATAAGGTGCCTATGACGGTGGTTGGAGCCGAGCAGCTCCGCAAAGAACTGGATATTTTGAAGTTTGACCGCCGCCCTAAAATCACTGAAGCCATCGCTGCGGCAAGAGAACTTGGCGACCTGAAAGAAAATGCCGAGTATCACGCTGCCCGTGAAGAGCAGGGGATCTGCGAAGCCCGTATCCGTGATATTGAAGGCAAGCTGTCCAATGCCCAAATCATTGATGTCACCAAGATGACCAACAATGGCCGTATCATTTTTGGTGCCACAGTCACTATTCTGAATCTGGACACTGATGCCGAAGTGACCTATCGCATCGTGGGTGACGATGAAGCCAACATCAAAGAAAACCTGATTTCGGTGAACTCACCCATTGCCCGTGGTCTGGTGGGTAAAAACCTCGGGGACGAAGTGAATATCACCACCCCTGCAGGTGTAACCGCTTATGAAGTGGTGGAAGTGCAATATATCTAA
- the yhbY gene encoding ribosome assembly RNA-binding protein YhbY, with amino-acid sequence MNLTTKQKQHLKGLAHDLKPVVLLGANGLTEGVLAEIDGALSHHELIKVKVASSDREMKNAIVDAIVRETQAAKVQLIGHVLVLYRQSEEQKIALPKAR; translated from the coding sequence ATGAATCTGACCACCAAACAAAAACAGCATCTCAAAGGACTGGCGCACGATTTAAAGCCGGTGGTGCTGCTCGGGGCCAACGGCCTTACCGAGGGAGTGCTGGCTGAAATCGACGGAGCCCTGAGTCACCATGAACTTATCAAGGTGAAAGTGGCCAGCAGCGATCGTGAAATGAAAAACGCCATCGTTGACGCCATTGTACGTGAAACCCAAGCCGCCAAGGTCCAGCTTATCGGTCACGTGCTGGTGCTGTATCGCCAGTCCGAAGAACAAAAGATTGCCCTGCCAAAGGCGCGATAA
- the rlmE gene encoding 23S rRNA (uridine(2552)-2'-O)-methyltransferase RlmE: MTAKKRSASSTRWMQEHFDDHYVKLAQKRGLRSRAAFKLEELQEKDHLIKPGMTVVDLGAAPGGWSQVAVKLVGDRGKVIACDILPMDPIVGVDFLQGDFREEAVLNALLDRVGDEKVDVVLSDMAPNMSGSDGVDQPRAMYLVELALDMCHQVLAPNGSFAVKVFQGEGFDEYMKAVREAFKVVKTRKPDSSRARSREVYLVATGYKL, translated from the coding sequence ATGACAGCTAAAAAACGTTCTGCCAGCTCCACCCGCTGGATGCAGGAGCATTTTGATGATCACTATGTGAAATTGGCACAAAAACGGGGCTTACGCTCCCGTGCCGCCTTCAAGCTCGAAGAATTGCAGGAAAAGGATCATCTGATAAAGCCCGGCATGACGGTGGTGGATTTGGGAGCAGCCCCGGGTGGCTGGTCTCAGGTCGCGGTCAAACTCGTGGGTGATAGGGGTAAGGTGATTGCCTGTGATATCCTGCCCATGGATCCCATAGTTGGCGTGGATTTTCTACAGGGCGACTTCCGGGAAGAAGCTGTGCTCAATGCATTGCTCGACCGGGTGGGCGACGAGAAGGTAGATGTGGTGCTGTCTGATATGGCACCCAATATGAGTGGTTCTGATGGGGTAGATCAGCCCCGAGCCATGTATCTGGTGGAATTAGCACTGGATATGTGTCATCAGGTATTGGCGCCCAATGGCAGCTTTGCCGTAAAAGTCTTTCAGGGGGAGGGCTTTGACGAGTACATGAAAGCGGTCAGAGAGGCGTTTAAGGTCGTTAAGACCCGTAAACCGGACTCATCACGGGCGCGTTCCCGTGAGGTCTATCTGGTGGCGACCGGGTATAAGTTGTAG
- the ftsH gene encoding ATP-dependent zinc metalloprotease FtsH, which yields MSDMAKNLILWVVIAVVLMSVFQGYSPSSSSSQKMEYSTFLEENKADQILSVEFKSDQRTIEGQKRSGEKFTTIMPMYDQDLINDLVRKGVVIKGEEAQESSFLTQIFISWFPMLLLIGVWIFFMRQMQGGGGKGAMSFGKSKAKLMSEDQIKTTFADVAGCDEAKEEVKEMVDYLRDPTKFQKLGGRIPTGVLMVGPPGTGKTLLAKAIAGEAKVPFFTISGSDFVEMFVGVGASRVRDMFDQAKKSAPCIIFIDEIDAVGRQRGAGLGGGHDEREQTLNQMLVEMDGFEGNEGIIVIAATNRPDVLDAALLRPGRFDRQVVVGLPDVRGREQILKVHMRKVPLAEDVKASVIARGTPGFSGADLANLVNEAALFAARGNRRVVSMEEFERAKDKIMMGAERRSMVMSEAEKEMTAYHEAGHAIVGYLVPEHDPVHKVTIIPRGRALGVTFFLPEADAISQSRRKLESKISVAYGGRLAEELIYGSEQVSTGASQDIKYATSIARNMVTQWGFSEKLGPLLYADEEGEVFLGRSMAKAKHMSEETAALIDAEVKVIIDRNYERANQLLVDNMDILHAMKDALMKYETIDSRQIEDLMERREVRLPADWQKDEQNGDKGDKGNKGVEAAADEADPAEPTDLNPDEPVTKH from the coding sequence TTGAGTGATATGGCAAAAAATCTCATTCTCTGGGTCGTCATCGCCGTTGTGCTGATGTCGGTATTCCAGGGTTACTCCCCCTCTTCTTCCTCATCGCAGAAGATGGAATACTCCACGTTCCTCGAAGAAAACAAAGCCGATCAGATCCTGTCGGTTGAATTCAAGAGCGACCAACGCACCATCGAAGGGCAAAAGCGCAGTGGTGAAAAATTTACCACCATCATGCCCATGTACGACCAGGACCTGATCAATGACCTGGTGCGTAAAGGTGTTGTCATCAAAGGGGAAGAAGCGCAGGAATCCAGTTTCCTGACGCAAATCTTCATCTCCTGGTTCCCCATGCTGCTGCTTATCGGCGTGTGGATTTTCTTTATGCGTCAGATGCAGGGCGGCGGCGGAAAAGGCGCTATGTCCTTTGGCAAGAGCAAAGCCAAGCTGATGAGTGAAGATCAGATTAAAACCACCTTCGCCGATGTGGCTGGCTGTGATGAAGCCAAAGAAGAAGTGAAGGAAATGGTGGACTATCTGCGTGACCCTACCAAGTTCCAGAAACTCGGCGGCCGTATTCCAACGGGCGTTCTCATGGTGGGCCCTCCAGGTACGGGTAAGACACTGCTGGCCAAAGCCATTGCCGGTGAAGCCAAGGTGCCTTTCTTTACCATTTCCGGCTCTGACTTCGTGGAAATGTTCGTGGGTGTGGGTGCATCCCGCGTACGCGACATGTTTGACCAGGCAAAGAAATCAGCACCTTGTATCATCTTTATCGACGAAATCGATGCCGTGGGCCGTCAGCGTGGTGCTGGCCTCGGTGGTGGTCACGATGAACGTGAGCAAACCCTGAACCAGATGCTGGTGGAGATGGATGGTTTTGAAGGTAACGAAGGTATTATCGTTATTGCTGCCACCAACCGTCCTGACGTGCTCGATGCTGCGCTCTTGCGTCCCGGTCGTTTTGACCGTCAGGTCGTAGTGGGTCTGCCCGATGTTCGCGGTCGTGAGCAAATCCTCAAAGTGCATATGCGCAAAGTGCCATTGGCCGAAGATGTAAAAGCCAGTGTGATTGCCCGTGGTACGCCGGGTTTCTCCGGTGCTGACCTTGCCAACCTGGTAAACGAAGCCGCCCTCTTTGCCGCCCGTGGTAACCGCCGCGTGGTCAGTATGGAAGAGTTTGAGCGCGCCAAAGACAAGATCATGATGGGCGCCGAGCGCCGCTCCATGGTGATGTCGGAAGCCGAAAAGGAAATGACCGCCTATCACGAAGCCGGCCATGCCATTGTGGGTTATCTGGTTCCCGAGCACGACCCTGTGCACAAGGTCACCATTATTCCCCGTGGCCGAGCCTTGGGTGTGACTTTCTTCCTGCCTGAGGCCGATGCCATTAGTCAGAGTCGTCGTAAGCTTGAGAGTAAAATCTCGGTTGCCTATGGCGGTCGTCTTGCTGAAGAGCTGATTTATGGTAGCGAGCAGGTATCGACCGGTGCTTCCCAGGACATCAAGTATGCGACCTCCATTGCCCGTAACATGGTGACCCAATGGGGCTTCTCTGAGAAGCTTGGTCCGCTGCTTTATGCCGATGAAGAAGGCGAAGTGTTCCTGGGTCGCTCCATGGCCAAGGCCAAGCATATGTCAGAAGAAACCGCAGCACTGATTGATGCCGAAGTGAAGGTTATCATTGACCGTAACTACGAGCGCGCCAATCAATTGCTGGTGGATAACATGGACATATTGCATGCCATGAAAGACGCGCTGATGAAGTACGAAACCATCGACTCACGTCAGATTGAAGATTTGATGGAGCGCCGTGAAGTTCGTCTGCCTGCCGATTGGCAAAAGGATGAACAAAATGGTGATAAAGGTGACAAGGGTAATAAGGGTGTAGAAGCTGCAGCAGATGAAGCTGACCCTGCAGAGCCAACCGACCTGAACCCCGACGAACCTGTCACCAAGCATTGA
- the folP gene encoding dihydropteroate synthase, with amino-acid sequence MFTLTARDKTLDLSRPVVMGILNVTPDSFSDGGRFAALESACEHADQLVTEGAAIIDIGGESTRPGAAEVSLDEELNRVIPLVEYVSKTHDVWVSVDTSKAGVMREAAKAGAHIINDVRALQEPGALDVAAETGLPVCLMHMQGQPRTMQQSPLYDNLMDDVCTFFEHRIAACVDAGIPQAQIILDPGFGFGKTLSHNYELLARFAEFERFGLPLLAGLSRKSMFGNLLGRDATSRLAGSLAGALLSAQQGANIIRMHDVAQTIDVLKVLEATREYKHL; translated from the coding sequence GTGTTTACACTGACTGCCAGAGATAAAACCCTCGACCTTAGTCGCCCTGTGGTGATGGGGATTTTGAATGTGACCCCGGATTCGTTTTCCGACGGAGGCAGATTTGCCGCGTTGGAGAGCGCCTGTGAACACGCCGACCAACTGGTCACAGAAGGTGCTGCCATCATTGATATAGGTGGTGAGTCTACCCGTCCGGGCGCGGCCGAGGTGTCGCTGGATGAAGAGTTAAACCGCGTCATCCCACTGGTGGAGTATGTGAGCAAGACCCATGACGTGTGGGTCTCTGTGGATACCAGTAAAGCCGGTGTTATGCGCGAAGCAGCAAAGGCTGGTGCCCATATCATTAATGACGTGCGTGCTCTGCAGGAGCCGGGAGCGCTCGACGTTGCTGCTGAAACCGGGTTACCTGTGTGTTTGATGCATATGCAGGGACAGCCCCGCACCATGCAGCAAAGTCCACTGTATGACAATTTGATGGATGATGTGTGTACGTTTTTTGAACATCGAATTGCGGCTTGTGTTGACGCGGGGATCCCACAGGCGCAGATTATCCTTGATCCCGGTTTTGGATTCGGTAAAACGCTGTCGCACAATTATGAGCTGCTCGCCCGATTTGCAGAGTTTGAGCGATTTGGTTTACCGCTGCTGGCAGGCTTGTCCCGAAAGAGCATGTTTGGCAATTTACTCGGTCGCGATGCGACCTCTCGCCTCGCTGGCAGCCTTGCGGGCGCCTTATTGTCGGCGCAGCAGGGCGCAAACATTATCAGGATGCATGA